One genomic window of Monodelphis domestica isolate mMonDom1 chromosome 1, mMonDom1.pri, whole genome shotgun sequence includes the following:
- the LOC100619267 gene encoding zinc finger protein OZF-like isoform X2: MALERDRLPGQEEVTFKDVAVDFTREEWRLLSPPQKELYKEVMVENARNLLSVGLPAPTKDVLSYLKKREAPVMLEQEGLRNYFPEGEIRPKMKVNPTEVSLTVEEMDLQRIMSNGPDNFDFREFGVATQNSSHIKQQRMHTKEKSSESNQCSKTFMQRTSLAGHQNIHTGERPYECKQCGKTFNQRFHLAVHQRVHTGEKPYECKQCGKTFTYSSSLAVHQRVHTGEKPYECNQCGKTFRQSSSLAVHQRVHTGEKPYECKQCGKTFSHRTHLSVHQRIHSGEKPYECKQCGKTFRQSIELCVHQRVHTGEKPFECKQCGKMFKCHSSLAVHHRVHTGEKPYECKQCGKTFSHRTRLSVHQRVHTGEKPYECNECGKTFTYSSSLSVHQRVHTGEKPYECKQCGKAFSYRTHLSVHQRSHTGEKPYECKQCGKTFRQSIELSVHQRVHTGEKPFECKQCGKTFKCHSSLSVHQRVHTGEKPYECNECGKTFTYSSSLAVHQRVHSGEKPYECNYCGKTFRQSSSLAVHQRVHTGEKPYECNQCGKTFTNSSSLAVHQRVHSAGKTF, from the exons ATGGCCTTGGAGAGGGACAGACTGCCAGGCCAG GAGGAggtgacattcaaggatgtggctgtggacttcacccgggaggagtggcgcctcttgtcccctccccagaaggagctgtacaaggaAGTGATGGTGGAGAATGCCCGGAAtctgctctctgtgg GGCTTCCAGCTCCCACAAAAGatgtgctttcttatttgaaGAAGAGGGAAGCCCCAGTGATGCTAGAGCAAGAAGGCTTGAGGAACTACTTTCCAg aaGGAGAGATAAGACCTAAAATGAAGGTGAATCCAACAGAGGTGAGCCTTACTGTGGAAGAAATGGACCTACAAAGAATCATGAGTAATGGTCctgataactttgatttcagaGAATTCGGTGTTGCAACTCAAAATTCATCTCATATTAAACAACAAAGAATGCACACTAAGGAAAAATCTAGTGAAAGTAATCAGTGCAGTAAGACTTTTATGCAGAGGACCAGTCTTGCTGGACATCAAAACATCCACACTGGTgagagaccttatgaatgcaagcaatgtggaaagacattcaatcaGAGAttccatcttgctgtacatcagagagtccacactggggagaagccttatgaatgcaaacaatgtggaaagacattcacatatagctccagtcttgctgtacatcagagagtccacactggggagaaaccttatgagtgcaaccaatgtggaaagactttcagacagagctccagtcttgctgtacatcagagagtccacactggggagaaaccttatgaatgcaagcaatgtggaaagacattcagtcatagAACCCATCTTTCtgtgcatcagagaatccacagtggggagaaaccttatgaatgcaagcaatgtggaaagacattcagacaGAGCATTGAACTTTGtgtacatcagagagtccacactggggaaaaaccttttgaatgcaagcaatgtggaaagatgtTCAAATGTCactccagtcttgctgtacatcatagagtccacactggggagaaaccttatgaatgcaagcaatgtggaaagacattcagtcacaGAACCCGTCTTTCTGTgcatcagagagtccacactggggagaaaccttatgaatgcaatgagtgtggaaagacattcacataTAGCTCCAGTCTTTctgtacatcagagagtccacactggggagaaaccttatgaatgtaagcagtgtggaaaggcattcagttaTAGAACCCATCTTTCTGTGCATCAGAGAagccacactggggagaaaccttatgaatgcaagcaatgtggaaagacgtTCAGACAGAGTATTGAACTTTctgtacatcagagagtccacactggggaaaaaccttttgaatgcaagcaatgtggaaagacattcaaatGTCACTCCAGTCTTTctgtacatcagagagtccacactggggagaaaccttatgaatgcaatgagtgtggaaagacattcacatatagttccagtcttgctgtacatcagagagtccactcaggggagaaaccttatgagtgcaactattgtggaaagactttcagacagagctccagtcttgctgtacaccagagagtccacactggggagaaaccttatgaatgcaaccaatgtggaaagacattcacaaatagctccagtcttgctgtacatcagagagtccacagTGCGGGAAAAACCttttga
- the LOC100619267 gene encoding zinc finger protein 883-like isoform X1 gives MAREKAEREEDFSRAPWRREPGVPGMALERDRLPGQEEVTFKDVAVDFTREEWRLLSPPQKELYKEVMVENARNLLSVGLPAPTKDVLSYLKKREAPVMLEQEGLRNYFPEGEIRPKMKVNPTEVSLTVEEMDLQRIMSNGPDNFDFREFGVATQNSSHIKQQRMHTKEKSSESNQCSKTFMQRTSLAGHQNIHTGERPYECKQCGKTFNQRFHLAVHQRVHTGEKPYECKQCGKTFTYSSSLAVHQRVHTGEKPYECNQCGKTFRQSSSLAVHQRVHTGEKPYECKQCGKTFSHRTHLSVHQRIHSGEKPYECKQCGKTFRQSIELCVHQRVHTGEKPFECKQCGKMFKCHSSLAVHHRVHTGEKPYECKQCGKTFSHRTRLSVHQRVHTGEKPYECNECGKTFTYSSSLSVHQRVHTGEKPYECKQCGKAFSYRTHLSVHQRSHTGEKPYECKQCGKTFRQSIELSVHQRVHTGEKPFECKQCGKTFKCHSSLSVHQRVHTGEKPYECNECGKTFTYSSSLAVHQRVHSGEKPYECNYCGKTFRQSSSLAVHQRVHTGEKPYECNQCGKTFTNSSSLAVHQRVHSAGKTF, from the exons ATGgccagagagaaggcagagagggaagaggactTCAGCAGGGCTCCCTGGAGGAG GGAGCCTGGAGTGCCAGGGATGGCCTTGGAGAGGGACAGACTGCCAGGCCAG GAGGAggtgacattcaaggatgtggctgtggacttcacccgggaggagtggcgcctcttgtcccctccccagaaggagctgtacaaggaAGTGATGGTGGAGAATGCCCGGAAtctgctctctgtgg GGCTTCCAGCTCCCACAAAAGatgtgctttcttatttgaaGAAGAGGGAAGCCCCAGTGATGCTAGAGCAAGAAGGCTTGAGGAACTACTTTCCAg aaGGAGAGATAAGACCTAAAATGAAGGTGAATCCAACAGAGGTGAGCCTTACTGTGGAAGAAATGGACCTACAAAGAATCATGAGTAATGGTCctgataactttgatttcagaGAATTCGGTGTTGCAACTCAAAATTCATCTCATATTAAACAACAAAGAATGCACACTAAGGAAAAATCTAGTGAAAGTAATCAGTGCAGTAAGACTTTTATGCAGAGGACCAGTCTTGCTGGACATCAAAACATCCACACTGGTgagagaccttatgaatgcaagcaatgtggaaagacattcaatcaGAGAttccatcttgctgtacatcagagagtccacactggggagaagccttatgaatgcaaacaatgtggaaagacattcacatatagctccagtcttgctgtacatcagagagtccacactggggagaaaccttatgagtgcaaccaatgtggaaagactttcagacagagctccagtcttgctgtacatcagagagtccacactggggagaaaccttatgaatgcaagcaatgtggaaagacattcagtcatagAACCCATCTTTCtgtgcatcagagaatccacagtggggagaaaccttatgaatgcaagcaatgtggaaagacattcagacaGAGCATTGAACTTTGtgtacatcagagagtccacactggggaaaaaccttttgaatgcaagcaatgtggaaagatgtTCAAATGTCactccagtcttgctgtacatcatagagtccacactggggagaaaccttatgaatgcaagcaatgtggaaagacattcagtcacaGAACCCGTCTTTCTGTgcatcagagagtccacactggggagaaaccttatgaatgcaatgagtgtggaaagacattcacataTAGCTCCAGTCTTTctgtacatcagagagtccacactggggagaaaccttatgaatgtaagcagtgtggaaaggcattcagttaTAGAACCCATCTTTCTGTGCATCAGAGAagccacactggggagaaaccttatgaatgcaagcaatgtggaaagacgtTCAGACAGAGTATTGAACTTTctgtacatcagagagtccacactggggaaaaaccttttgaatgcaagcaatgtggaaagacattcaaatGTCACTCCAGTCTTTctgtacatcagagagtccacactggggagaaaccttatgaatgcaatgagtgtggaaagacattcacatatagttccagtcttgctgtacatcagagagtccactcaggggagaaaccttatgagtgcaactattgtggaaagactttcagacagagctccagtcttgctgtacaccagagagtccacactggggagaaaccttatgaatgcaaccaatgtggaaagacattcacaaatagctccagtcttgctgtacatcagagagtccacagTGCGGGAAAAACCttttga